Proteins from a single region of Abyssalbus ytuae:
- a CDS encoding TonB-dependent receptor, with protein sequence MKHIVTAFLLLAAVKIQAQDCNFILSGEVVDFHDQTPLSEATLIVIENNITVTTDANGHFYINNVCNGELSLQVSHPECVTRIVQVIVNGNTTLTINLEHHLEELGEVYISTKAIDEKTNSVAEETMSSERLEAYSQGTLGDALREINGVSSLNTGAHIVKPVIQGLKGSRVLLLNNGVRMQDMEWGDEHAPNIDINSVGNVTVVKGAGALRYGGDAVGGVIILEPEKIPVKDTLYGKTILSGATNGRGGAVTSTLTRSFKSGWFAKGQLSYKRFGDSETPDYILSNTGMEEKGLSFNVGKKSFYTGWNAYYSYYNANIAVLAASHIGNVDDLISSINSKEPLIIRDFTYDINHPDQEVTHHLGKIEYFKRFDGLGKWQLQYDFQYNHRNEYDRRVGDDRDKPAIDLELTTHSFTTDFTFDKNKDIKINTGLLARYQDNFANPDTGVRRLIPDYDKYDLGFYISSEYRGFKNLTLDAGLRYDYTHIDAKRFYRVSTWEERGYDEDFSDIIIEDYGSQYLTNPVFDYHSFSATAGLNYAFANTKTLRVNYSLSQRAPNPSELFSDGLHHSAARIELGDLRIQQETSHKVSLSVSKENDRWTWEVSPYVNFINNYIFLEPVGVDYTIRGSFPVYEYHQTNATLIGVDAKTGLQWNDWFNTEHGFSMIKGHGSDKNPLINMPPPVFKNKVTFYKEKWKSFTASLESIYTFRQNEYPDNIQVFSPEANEEVTLDINTPPGDYHLLNADADMTFKLTGRSNMKIGIGVNNILNTRYRDYLNRLRYFADDLGRNFMIKLKLNY encoded by the coding sequence ATGAAACATATAGTCACTGCTTTTTTGTTATTGGCAGCTGTTAAAATACAAGCTCAGGATTGTAATTTTATATTATCGGGGGAAGTGGTTGATTTTCACGATCAAACTCCCCTTTCCGAAGCAACTCTTATTGTTATAGAAAACAATATAACAGTAACCACAGATGCAAACGGACATTTCTATATAAACAATGTATGTAACGGAGAACTTTCCTTGCAGGTATCTCATCCGGAATGTGTGACACGCATTGTACAGGTTATTGTTAATGGTAATACCACTTTAACCATCAATCTGGAACATCATCTGGAAGAACTTGGCGAAGTATATATAAGCACAAAAGCAATTGATGAAAAAACCAATTCGGTGGCCGAAGAAACAATGAGTAGTGAACGATTGGAAGCATACAGTCAGGGTACTTTGGGTGATGCTCTCAGGGAAATTAATGGTGTTTCCTCCTTAAATACAGGAGCACATATTGTAAAACCTGTCATTCAGGGATTAAAAGGTAGCCGGGTACTTCTCCTTAATAACGGAGTACGTATGCAGGATATGGAATGGGGCGATGAACATGCGCCTAATATAGATATTAATTCGGTAGGAAATGTTACTGTGGTTAAAGGAGCAGGAGCACTTAGGTACGGAGGTGATGCTGTTGGAGGTGTTATCATTTTGGAACCTGAAAAAATTCCGGTTAAGGATACTTTATATGGCAAAACAATATTGTCAGGGGCTACAAACGGTCGCGGCGGAGCAGTGACCTCTACCCTCACCCGCTCTTTTAAAAGCGGATGGTTTGCTAAAGGACAACTTTCTTATAAACGCTTCGGAGATTCGGAAACACCTGACTATATACTTTCTAATACCGGTATGGAGGAAAAGGGACTTTCTTTTAATGTAGGAAAAAAATCATTTTATACAGGCTGGAATGCATACTACTCTTATTACAATGCAAACATTGCAGTGCTGGCTGCCTCACATATTGGTAATGTAGACGACCTTATAAGTAGCATCAATAGTAAAGAACCCCTTATAATAAGGGATTTTACCTATGATATTAACCATCCTGATCAGGAAGTAACACACCATTTGGGCAAAATTGAATATTTTAAGCGGTTTGATGGACTTGGAAAATGGCAACTGCAATATGATTTCCAGTATAACCACCGCAATGAATACGACAGACGTGTGGGTGATGACAGGGATAAACCGGCAATTGATCTCGAATTAACCACCCATTCTTTTACTACCGACTTTACTTTTGATAAAAATAAAGACATAAAGATTAATACCGGACTCCTGGCCAGATATCAGGATAATTTTGCCAATCCGGATACCGGAGTAAGACGCCTTATACCCGACTATGATAAATATGATCTGGGATTCTATATCAGTAGTGAATACAGAGGATTTAAAAATCTCACTTTAGATGCAGGGTTAAGGTATGACTATACCCATATAGACGCTAAAAGATTCTATCGGGTGTCAACGTGGGAAGAACGTGGGTATGATGAGGATTTTTCAGATATTATTATAGAAGATTATGGCAGTCAATATTTAACTAACCCGGTATTTGATTATCATAGTTTTTCGGCTACTGCCGGCCTTAATTATGCTTTTGCAAACACAAAAACGCTCCGGGTTAATTATTCCCTTTCACAGAGAGCTCCCAATCCGTCCGAGCTCTTTAGTGACGGACTACACCATTCGGCAGCACGTATTGAACTGGGAGATTTAAGAATACAACAGGAAACTTCCCATAAAGTATCACTCTCTGTTTCAAAAGAAAATGATCGGTGGACATGGGAGGTATCGCCTTATGTGAATTTTATCAATAATTATATTTTTCTGGAACCTGTTGGAGTAGACTATACCATAAGGGGTTCCTTTCCAGTATATGAATATCATCAAACTAACGCTACGCTTATAGGGGTTGATGCCAAAACCGGCCTTCAATGGAATGACTGGTTTAATACAGAACATGGTTTTTCAATGATTAAAGGCCACGGATCAGATAAAAACCCATTGATAAATATGCCTCCTCCTGTTTTTAAAAATAAAGTGACTTTTTACAAGGAAAAATGGAAGTCATTTACAGCTTCCCTGGAAAGTATATATACATTCAGGCAAAACGAATATCCCGATAATATACAAGTGTTTTCCCCAGAGGCAAATGAAGAAGTAACACTTGACATCAATACCCCGCCCGGAGACTATCACTTGCTGAATGCTGATGCAGACATGACTTTTAAGCTAACAGGAAGAAGCAACATGAAAATAGGAATAGGAGTAAATAATATATTGAATACACGGTACAGGGATTACCTGAATCGATTAAGATATTTTGCCGATGACCTTGGCAGAAACTTTATGATTAAACTTAAACTTAATTATTAA
- a CDS encoding MbnP family protein — translation MKSTYLIISLMILSITIFSCSNNDDADMSLTGTGDVKIDFDNSFNGNDLLLETSGFTNSMGENLTINRLNYIVSNFVLTDENGNKFIYPKDQSYFSTSEESGNTEITLSEIPAGRYVSVSFGIGVDQEKYKQGAEGQGTFLTEAEETQMMWSWQAGYKFLNFEGTFTSATVTDATNFKIHMGSHGTALDNYKEVTLPLGTEALVSNSMNPIIHIVADANAILDGQNKISLSEQPVIMVDEVKSPQIAVNTSGMFTVHHVHNGEGDSH, via the coding sequence ATGAAATCAACATATTTGATCATTTCTTTAATGATCCTGTCAATTACCATTTTTTCATGTAGTAATAATGATGATGCAGACATGTCACTAACCGGAACGGGAGACGTAAAAATAGACTTTGATAACAGCTTTAACGGAAATGATTTGTTATTGGAAACTTCCGGATTTACAAACTCTATGGGAGAAAATCTTACCATAAACCGTCTTAATTATATAGTCAGTAATTTTGTGTTAACGGACGAGAACGGAAATAAATTTATCTATCCTAAAGATCAAAGCTATTTTAGTACAAGTGAAGAGTCCGGAAATACAGAAATCACCCTTAGTGAAATACCTGCAGGGCGGTATGTTTCTGTTTCTTTTGGGATAGGAGTAGACCAGGAAAAATACAAGCAGGGAGCAGAAGGCCAAGGAACTTTCCTTACTGAAGCCGAAGAAACTCAAATGATGTGGAGCTGGCAGGCCGGTTATAAATTCCTGAATTTTGAAGGCACATTTACTTCTGCAACAGTTACCGATGCTACTAATTTTAAAATTCATATGGGTAGTCACGGAACTGCACTGGATAATTATAAAGAAGTTACTCTGCCGTTAGGAACTGAAGCTTTAGTGAGTAATAGCATGAACCCTATAATTCATATTGTTGCTGATGCAAATGCTATTTTAGACGGACAAAATAAGATTTCTCTTTCAGAACAACCCGTTATTATGGTTGATGAAGTGAAGTCTCCTCAAATAGCAGTAAATACTTCGGGTATGTTTACCGTACATCATGTACATAACGGTGAAGGAGATTCGCATTAA
- a CDS encoding cupin domain-containing protein, protein MKESCFPEIIDRHPSAKILLEGVISRLVQAGNQQFIFMEFEKDVEVPTHSHNAQWGVVLEGEMELTVNGEPRILKKGDSYFLEKGVLHSAKIKAGYKDLTLFDEADRYKAQ, encoded by the coding sequence ATGAAAGAATCTTGTTTTCCTGAAATAATAGACAGGCATCCCAGTGCAAAAATTCTGTTAGAAGGAGTTATTTCCCGGTTAGTGCAGGCGGGTAATCAACAGTTTATTTTTATGGAATTTGAAAAGGATGTTGAAGTACCCACACATTCCCACAATGCCCAATGGGGCGTTGTTTTAGAGGGTGAAATGGAATTGACTGTTAATGGGGAACCCCGCATATTGAAAAAAGGTGATAGCTATTTTCTGGAAAAAGGGGTTTTACATTCTGCTAAAATTAAGGCCGGTTATAAAGATTTAACGTTATTTGATGAAGCCGACAGGTATAAGGCTCAATAA
- a CDS encoding cytochrome-c peroxidase, whose protein sequence is MKNIYLIILLLGIISCSNYEDTYVETDELLNFVVPSNFPEVKYNIESNPPTKFGFELGKKLFYDGKLSSSGFISCGFCHEQRYAFTHHGHQFSHGVNDREGTRNAPMIANMAFLEEFAWDGATANLDLFPIIPITNEVEMDETMSGVLDKISSDAEYRDMFAKAFEDGAVNNENFLKALSQFMLMMVSSNSKYDQYVRGENGVQLSEKELTGLDIFKQKCAGCHATDLFTDGSFRNNGLPPNPALDDLGRALVSGSTNDEYKFKVPSLRNIALTAPYMHDGRFGSLEAVLDFYDHGVVDSPTIDPLLQSDNMLGISIKAEERDALIAFMNTLTDTTFINDERFSEY, encoded by the coding sequence ATGAAAAACATATACCTGATAATTTTGTTATTGGGAATTATTTCCTGTAGCAATTATGAAGATACCTATGTTGAAACCGACGAATTATTAAACTTTGTTGTGCCATCAAACTTTCCGGAGGTTAAGTATAATATAGAGTCCAATCCGCCTACAAAATTTGGGTTTGAGCTGGGTAAAAAACTGTTTTATGATGGTAAATTATCTTCCAGCGGATTTATTTCCTGTGGTTTTTGTCATGAACAACGGTATGCTTTTACCCATCATGGCCATCAATTCAGTCATGGGGTAAATGACCGGGAAGGTACGCGTAATGCCCCCATGATAGCAAATATGGCTTTTCTGGAGGAATTTGCCTGGGACGGAGCTACTGCAAACCTGGATTTGTTTCCAATTATTCCCATAACCAATGAAGTGGAAATGGATGAAACCATGTCTGGCGTTTTGGATAAAATAAGCTCAGATGCCGAATACCGGGACATGTTTGCTAAAGCTTTTGAAGATGGCGCAGTAAACAATGAAAATTTTTTAAAAGCCTTATCCCAGTTTATGCTCATGATGGTGTCGTCCAATTCAAAATACGATCAATATGTAAGGGGGGAAAACGGGGTTCAGCTTTCAGAAAAAGAACTTACAGGTTTAGATATATTTAAACAAAAATGTGCAGGTTGTCATGCTACGGATTTATTTACAGACGGAAGTTTTCGCAATAACGGACTTCCTCCAAACCCTGCATTGGACGATCTGGGCAGGGCACTCGTTAGTGGCAGTACTAATGATGAGTATAAGTTTAAAGTGCCAAGTTTAAGAAATATAGCTTTAACGGCTCCTTACATGCACGATGGCCGTTTTGGAAGCCTGGAGGCAGTATTAGACTTCTATGACCATGGGGTGGTGGATTCACCTACTATTGATCCGTTACTTCAATCGGATAATATGCTGGGAATTTCTATCAAGGCCGAAGAAAGAGACGCTCTTATTGCTTTTATGAATACCCTTACCGATACTACTTTTATTAATGATGAACGATTTTCAGAATATTAA
- a CDS encoding transporter, which produces MKHIIIILTFFCTIIQIKGNNNPGKPSERKPKPNIFSFYDFCDVCGCSANGGSMGFSTGLNNNFAGIRYIGQQYRSRDGIFNNSPWIDENFNTFQLWGKIPLGKKFLINALVPYHSHNRKFNDGSTQKINGLGDITLLGYFKIISPQADSINLKTIQHSLHLGTGLKIPTGEFDRENIEGSVNPGFQVGTGSWDYIFAVNYSLTYESWGITTLLNYTIKTENDKQYHFGNQWNYAANVYKVYNLSDKMVLTPQAGVAGEYFDKNREFNLAVPYTGGNVFFGRLGIEAGYKRFAWGVSAMLPVSQDLSDKKVEIKRRLSFYLNMNI; this is translated from the coding sequence ATGAAACACATAATTATTATATTAACTTTTTTTTGTACCATAATTCAAATTAAAGGAAACAATAATCCCGGGAAACCTTCGGAAAGGAAACCAAAACCAAACATTTTTTCTTTTTATGATTTTTGCGACGTATGCGGATGCAGTGCCAATGGCGGTAGTATGGGGTTCAGTACCGGATTGAACAATAATTTTGCCGGTATAAGGTACATAGGCCAGCAATATCGCTCCAGGGATGGTATTTTTAACAACTCCCCCTGGATAGACGAGAATTTTAATACCTTTCAGCTATGGGGTAAAATTCCTTTGGGTAAAAAGTTTTTAATAAACGCATTGGTTCCCTACCATAGTCATAATCGTAAGTTTAATGATGGCTCTACCCAAAAGATAAATGGTTTGGGCGACATTACCTTATTAGGATATTTTAAGATTATAAGTCCCCAGGCCGATAGTATCAACCTTAAAACAATACAACATTCCTTACACCTGGGAACCGGACTGAAAATACCTACGGGTGAATTTGACAGGGAAAATATTGAAGGTAGTGTAAACCCGGGCTTCCAGGTAGGAACAGGTAGCTGGGATTATATTTTTGCAGTTAATTATTCTTTAACTTATGAAAGCTGGGGTATTACAACCTTGTTGAATTATACCATAAAAACAGAAAATGACAAACAGTACCATTTCGGAAATCAATGGAATTATGCCGCGAATGTTTATAAAGTTTACAACCTGTCAGATAAAATGGTTTTAACCCCCCAGGCAGGAGTGGCCGGTGAGTATTTTGATAAAAACCGGGAATTTAATCTTGCTGTCCCATATACGGGTGGAAACGTTTTTTTCGGAAGGTTGGGAATAGAAGCAGGGTATAAACGGTTTGCTTGGGGAGTATCAGCAATGCTTCCCGTTTCGCAGGATTTAAGCGATAAAAAAGTTGAAATAAAAAGAAGGTTATCCTTTTATTTAAATATGAATATTTAA
- a CDS encoding DUF2254 domain-containing protein — translation MQSIAFYPVIISTFFFFFAVASMSADKLGVVSNLRENFPYLFIDDYETARSVLNTFVGGIISLIVFSFTMVMVVLNQTSANFSPRLLPNLISNKTHQLILGFYIGTLLYIITVLISQGATHDGRQDSLGISIMISALLGFLCIGLFIFFIHNISQAVQVQNIILRIYRKASLVLDRAKEEQSPSDKSMKDRKYVEIASGKTGYYRGFEESVLHGPLKQKQGVIEVIPYIDEHIWEGDVVLRVDEGLTEEEIESLLFAMDISHDRQNPNSGNGGMVMLMEVAVKAMSPGINDPGTAIEAVRKMGQLMHRSLQLHDTHQKTLKDFEFDLILHNISSAQLVEKMIQPVYNYCKNDKSVSSALIETINYLVKSTKISAGRKKALKQELATIKNEFDKKWERPTPLKS, via the coding sequence ATGCAAAGTATTGCCTTTTATCCTGTAATTATAAGTACCTTTTTCTTTTTCTTTGCGGTGGCCTCCATGTCGGCCGATAAACTGGGGGTGGTAAGCAATCTCCGGGAAAATTTCCCTTATTTGTTTATTGATGATTATGAAACTGCCCGTTCGGTTCTTAACACCTTTGTGGGCGGTATTATCTCTTTAATAGTATTTAGTTTTACCATGGTAATGGTGGTACTTAACCAAACCTCGGCTAACTTTTCGCCACGGCTACTTCCTAATCTTATTTCCAACAAAACCCATCAGCTTATTCTCGGGTTTTACATAGGTACATTATTATACATTATTACCGTGCTTATATCGCAGGGAGCCACACACGACGGGCGGCAGGACTCCCTGGGTATTTCTATTATGATTTCGGCCCTGCTGGGTTTTCTTTGTATAGGCCTTTTTATCTTTTTTATTCATAATATTTCACAGGCGGTGCAGGTGCAAAATATTATCCTGAGGATATACCGAAAAGCTTCCCTGGTGCTTGACAGGGCAAAAGAAGAACAGTCTCCTTCGGATAAATCTATGAAGGACAGGAAATATGTTGAAATTGCATCGGGAAAAACCGGATATTACCGGGGTTTTGAAGAATCTGTTTTACATGGGCCGTTAAAACAAAAACAGGGAGTTATAGAGGTTATTCCTTATATTGATGAGCATATATGGGAAGGTGATGTAGTACTCCGGGTGGATGAGGGTTTAACTGAAGAGGAAATAGAATCTCTTTTATTTGCCATGGATATTTCACACGACAGACAAAATCCCAACAGCGGAAACGGAGGCATGGTAATGCTTATGGAGGTGGCTGTTAAAGCGATGTCGCCGGGCATTAACGATCCGGGAACTGCCATTGAAGCCGTTAGAAAAATGGGACAACTAATGCATAGGTCCCTGCAACTTCATGATACACACCAAAAAACCCTGAAAGACTTTGAGTTTGACCTGATTTTACACAATATTTCCTCCGCCCAACTGGTAGAAAAAATGATACAGCCGGTGTATAATTATTGTAAGAATGACAAGTCTGTTTCCTCCGCCCTTATAGAAACCATAAATTACCTGGTAAAAAGCACTAAAATATCGGCTGGCAGGAAAAAAGCTTTAAAGCAGGAACTCGCCACTATTAAAAATGAATTTGATAAAAAATGGGAGCGCCCTACTCCTTTAAAATCATGA
- a CDS encoding low molecular weight phosphatase family protein — protein sequence MENLSINDIPDIRKKTLQPLIDFIQNKLNTAQAVNINFICTHNSRRSHLSQVWAQASAVYYGIPNVHCYSGGTEVTALFPMVARVLEYTGFNIQKLSDSSNPLYAIKYSPNFHPVIGFSKKYDDDFNPVSGFAAIMTCSQADGGCPFISGAEQRIPITFEDPKVFDGTPEQEAKYMERSKQIAREMKYVFSTIKK from the coding sequence ATGGAAAATTTATCCATTAATGATATCCCTGACATCCGTAAAAAAACTCTTCAGCCTTTAATTGATTTTATACAAAACAAACTAAATACGGCGCAAGCTGTAAATATCAACTTTATTTGTACCCATAATTCACGCAGAAGCCATTTATCACAGGTATGGGCGCAGGCGAGTGCTGTTTATTATGGAATTCCCAATGTGCATTGTTACTCCGGTGGTACGGAAGTGACTGCCTTGTTTCCCATGGTGGCCAGGGTTCTGGAATATACCGGGTTTAACATTCAAAAGCTCTCTGATTCCTCCAATCCGTTGTATGCCATCAAATACAGTCCTAATTTTCATCCTGTTATCGGGTTTTCAAAAAAGTATGATGATGATTTTAATCCGGTATCCGGTTTTGCGGCTATAATGACCTGTTCCCAGGCGGATGGTGGTTGTCCTTTTATTTCCGGAGCAGAGCAACGTATACCCATCACCTTTGAAGATCCTAAAGTTTTTGATGGTACACCGGAACAGGAAGCAAAGTATATGGAGCGTAGTAAGCAGATTGCCAGAGAAATGAAATATGTATTTTCAACTATTAAGAAGTAA
- a CDS encoding ArsR/SmtB family transcription factor: protein MGLAKTEIFTDEQNQIAIFSKAFGHPARVAILQQLFKMDSCYCGDLVEDIGLAQPTVSQHLKELKNLGLIKGNVEGTSVCYCIDRENWLKMKEVMNLFFDQDVPDHPECC from the coding sequence ATGGGATTAGCCAAAACAGAAATATTTACTGATGAACAGAATCAAATTGCTATTTTTTCCAAGGCTTTTGGGCACCCTGCCCGGGTAGCCATTTTACAACAATTGTTTAAAATGGATTCCTGTTATTGTGGAGATTTGGTAGAAGATATCGGGTTGGCACAGCCTACCGTGTCACAACATCTTAAGGAACTTAAAAATTTAGGGCTTATTAAAGGAAATGTGGAGGGAACCAGTGTTTGCTATTGTATAGATAGGGAAAACTGGTTAAAAATGAAGGAGGTTATGAATCTTTTTTTTGATCAGGATGTACCTGATCATCCCGAATGTTGTTAA
- a CDS encoding type II toxin-antitoxin system ParD family antitoxin: protein MNISFTKKQEEYIARQVESGDYQNNSEVIRDALRLHSIYREKVINDLRTEIEKGWDGPDSKKTLEEIIALKKNK, encoded by the coding sequence ATGAATATAAGTTTTACAAAAAAACAGGAAGAATATATTGCCAGACAGGTGGAGTCCGGTGATTATCAGAACAACAGTGAAGTTATACGCGATGCATTGAGGCTTCATAGTATATATCGCGAAAAAGTTATTAATGATTTAAGAACGGAAATAGAAAAAGGATGGGATGGGCCGGACAGTAAGAAAACCTTAGAAGAAATTATTGCTTTAAAGAAAAACAAATGA
- a CDS encoding SDR family oxidoreductase produces MKYKETVLVTGGTGFLGAHTIIQLLQQGYKVKTTIRSLKRKEDVLEMLKNGGITSFNNLEFTEADLIKDTHWNDAVKDCKYVLHIASPFPSGEPKDENELIIPAKEGTLRVLRAAQKAGVKRVVMTSSFASIGYSINPDNHVFTEQDRTDPHTKIGAYIKSKTLAEQAAWDFIKTQGNALELTVINPVGMFGPVLGKDFASSVQLVQHLMSGKTPAVPKVYFGIVDVRDAADLHIRAMISEEAKNQRFLACADDGTSLPEIATILRLQHNEFTKKVTKKILPNWLVKILSYFKPELKLVASQVGIIKTISNEKAKKVLGWKPRNKEVIITDTADSLIKFGIIK; encoded by the coding sequence ATGAAATATAAAGAAACGGTTTTAGTAACAGGGGGTACAGGTTTTTTGGGTGCCCATACCATCATTCAGTTATTACAGCAAGGGTATAAAGTAAAAACCACGATCCGTTCATTAAAAAGAAAAGAGGATGTACTGGAGATGCTTAAAAACGGGGGCATAACTTCGTTTAATAATCTGGAATTTACAGAAGCCGATTTAATAAAAGACACTCACTGGAATGATGCTGTAAAAGATTGCAAATATGTATTACACATAGCTTCACCTTTTCCCTCGGGTGAACCAAAGGATGAGAACGAACTTATTATTCCTGCTAAAGAAGGAACTTTGCGAGTGCTGAGGGCTGCTCAAAAAGCAGGGGTAAAGCGTGTTGTGATGACGTCTTCTTTTGCTTCGATAGGCTATAGTATTAACCCTGACAATCATGTTTTTACGGAACAAGACCGGACAGACCCCCATACAAAGATTGGCGCATACATTAAGTCAAAAACACTAGCTGAACAAGCTGCCTGGGATTTTATTAAAACTCAAGGAAATGCATTAGAGCTTACCGTTATTAATCCTGTGGGAATGTTTGGCCCTGTTTTAGGCAAAGATTTTGCGAGTTCAGTACAACTGGTACAACATCTTATGAGTGGTAAAACGCCTGCTGTACCCAAAGTTTATTTTGGTATTGTGGATGTTCGTGATGCAGCAGATCTCCATATCAGGGCTATGATAAGTGAAGAGGCTAAAAATCAGCGATTTTTGGCGTGTGCCGACGATGGTACTTCTTTACCGGAAATAGCTACAATTCTTCGTCTGCAGCATAATGAATTTACGAAAAAGGTGACTAAAAAAATACTTCCTAATTGGTTAGTGAAAATTCTATCCTATTTTAAGCCTGAATTAAAATTGGTGGCTTCCCAGGTAGGTATTATAAAAACTATTTCTAACGAAAAAGCAAAAAAGGTTTTGGGTTGGAAACCTAGAAATAAAGAAGTGATTATAACGGATACGGCAGATAGTTTAATTAAGTTTGGTATTATAAAATAA
- a CDS encoding helix-turn-helix domain-containing protein: MDIKSCYIGPEISPEQFIPEHFFLFLAKGILNGYDGSKDVTLRSGDYCIVRKNYLARYNKQTENNEFEKVVVIFDEIFLKQFQEKYQPKTERYKPKEAFILLGKNEHIPAFICSLMPYYNGMGKIEEGIQDTKREELLLILLEMYPDLTGILFDFGKPEKINLEEFMNQNYKFNVGIERFAYLTGRSLSAFKRDFKQIFNNTPSRWLIHKRLQEAHFLIDKKKQKPSEIYVDLGFEDLSHFSHAFKKQFGISPKSLL; the protein is encoded by the coding sequence ATGGATATAAAATCGTGTTATATAGGCCCTGAAATTTCACCGGAACAGTTTATTCCGGAACATTTCTTTTTGTTTTTGGCAAAAGGAATTTTAAATGGTTATGACGGCAGTAAGGATGTTACATTGAGATCGGGCGATTATTGTATAGTACGTAAAAACTATTTAGCACGATATAACAAACAAACCGAAAACAACGAATTTGAAAAGGTAGTGGTGATTTTTGATGAAATATTTCTAAAACAATTTCAGGAAAAGTATCAACCAAAAACAGAACGATATAAACCTAAAGAGGCATTTATTCTTTTGGGTAAAAATGAGCATATACCCGCTTTTATCTGCTCATTGATGCCTTATTATAATGGTATGGGTAAAATTGAAGAAGGAATTCAAGATACCAAGCGAGAAGAACTTTTACTTATATTGTTAGAAATGTATCCGGATTTAACGGGTATACTTTTTGACTTTGGTAAACCGGAAAAAATAAACCTGGAAGAGTTTATGAACCAAAATTATAAATTTAATGTAGGTATTGAACGTTTTGCATATTTAACGGGTAGAAGTCTTTCGGCATTTAAAAGAGATTTTAAACAAATATTTAATAATACCCCGAGTCGCTGGTTAATTCACAAAAGGTTACAAGAGGCTCATTTTCTTATTGATAAAAAGAAACAAAAACCATCTGAAATTTATGTTGATTTAGGTTTTGAAGATTTGTCTCATTTTTCACATGCTTTTAAAAAACAATTCGGAATAAGTCCAAAGAGCTTATTATAA